A stretch of Oncorhynchus mykiss isolate Arlee chromosome 12, USDA_OmykA_1.1, whole genome shotgun sequence DNA encodes these proteins:
- the LOC110539099 gene encoding nitric oxide synthase-interacting protein, which yields MTRHGKNCTAGAVYTYHEKRKDTAASGYGTQSVRLGKDAIKDFDCCCLSLQTCRDPVVTPDGYLYEKQAILEYILHQKTEIAKKMKAYEKQKQTQKSDSRLESKSEERGIAERFKTRENSIVSKPINPFTSGQAKESDSQSVAGTSASTSKADSSAPAAGTSSSQALPSFWIPSLTPEAKPTILKKPSKTVVCPMSGRPLKMNELTNVHFTPLDPSLDRVALLARQERYLCAVTKDTLGNSVPCSVLKPSGAVVTQECVERLIRKDMTDPITGDKLTEKDIIPLQRGGTGFAGSGVGLKAKEARPVMMV from the exons ATGACTCGGCATGGGAAAAATTGTACGGCGGGAGCCGTTTACACCTACCACGAGAAAAGGAAGGACACTG CGGCATCGGGTTATGGGACGCAAAGTGTGCGTTTAGGAAAGGATGCCATAAAGGATTTCGACTGCTGTTGCCTTTCTCTCCAGACTTGCAGGGACCCCGTTGTAAC TCCAGATGGATACTTGTATGAAAAACAGGCCATCCTGGAGTACATACTCCACCAGAAGACCGAGATCGCCAAGAAAATGAAG GCGTACGAGAAGCAGAAACAGACTCAGAAGAGTGACAGTCGTCTGGAGTCTAAATCTGAGGAGAGGGGGATAGCAGAGAGGTTCAAGACCCGGGAGAACAGCATCGTGTCCAAACCCATCAACCCCTTTACCTCTG GCCAGGCCAAAGAGTCAGACAGCCAGAGTGTTGCGGGTACATCAGCCAGTACATCAAAAGCTGACTCCTCTGCTCCTGCTGCCGGCACCAGCTCCTCCCAGGCCCTGCCCAGCTTCTGGATCCCCAGTCTCACCCCAGAGGCCAAACCCACCATACTCAAGAAACCT aGTAAGACGGTGGTGTGTCCCATGTCTGGCCGGCCTCTGAAGATGAATGAGCTGACCAACGTACACTTCACTCCTCTGGACCCCAGTCTGGACCGAGTGGCCCTGCTCGCACGCCAG GAGAGGTACCTGTGTGCCGTGACTAAAGACACTCTGGGTAACAGTGTCCCCTGCTCCGTTCTCAAACCCTC tggAGCGGTGGTGACTCAGGAGTGTGTGGAGAGGCTGATCAGGAAGGACATGACGGACCCGATTACCGGAGACAAACTCACAGAGAAGGACATCATCCCACTACAGAGG GGTGGAACTGGGTTTGCAGGCTCTGGAGTGGGACTGAAAGCTAAAGAGGCTCGACCCGTAATGATGGTGTAG
- the rcn3 gene encoding reticulocalbin-3 isoform X1: protein MLLQSLPSLILILGVVVAVPAKEKRVHRHSDLSDHAHDDSTGFHYDHEAFLGKEEAKTFDQLTPEESKDKLGKIVDRIDTDKDGFVSHGELHQWIKHRQRRYIEENVLKHWKEYDQNKDGKIGWEEYKNTTYGYYLDEEFDDVDDKASYKAMLTRDERRFRTADRDGDGIATKDEFTAFLHPEEYDHMKAVVIQETVEDIDKNGDGKITLDEYIGDMFTPENGESEPDWVLTEKKHFTEIRDTNKDGFLDNHEVAQWILPGEIDHTDNEAKHLIHETDTDKDGRLSLSEVMDKVDFLKSSTLTDYGGMLADEGHQEL from the exons ATGCTGCTGCAGTCACTACCTTCCCTCATTCTCATCCTCGGGGTGGTGGTAGCTGTGCCCGCTAAAGAGAAGCGTGTCCATCGCCATAGTGACCTGAGTGACCACGCCCATGACGACTCCACTGGTTTCCATTATGACCACGAAGCCTTCCTGGGTAAAGAGGAAGCCAAGACCTTCGACCAGCTGACCCCTGAGGAAAGCAAAGACAAACTTGG GAAGATTGTAGATCGCATCGACACAGACAAGGATGGTTTCGTGAGCCATGGTGAACTGCACCAGTGGATCAAACACAGGCAGAGGAGGTACATCGAGGAGAATGTGCTGAAACACTGGAAGGAGTACGACCAGAACAAGGATGGGAAGATCGGCTGGGAGGAATACAAGAACACCACCTACGGCTACTACCTGG ATGAGGAGTTTGACGACGTGGATGACAAGGCTAGCTACAAGGCCATGCTGACTAGAGACGAGAGGCGCTTTAGAACAGCTGACCGCGATGGGGACGGCATCGCCACCAAGGACGAGTTCACTGCCTTCCTTCACCCCGAGGAGTACGACCACATGAAGGCCGTTGTTATACAG GAAACCGTAGAAGACATTGACAAGAACGGTGATGGAAAGATCACCCTTGACGAATACATTG GGGACATGTTCACACCTGAgaatggagagagtgaaccagactGGGTGCTGACGGAGAAAAAGCACTTCACAGAGATCAGAGACACCAACAAG GATGGTTTCCTGGATAACCATGAGGTAGCTCAGTGGATCCTGCCAGGAGAGATTGACCATACTGACAATGAGGCTAAGCACCTCATCcacgagacagacacagacaag GAtgggcgtctctctctctcggaggtcaTGGACAAGGTCGACTTCCTTAAGTCAAGCACGCTGACTGACTACGGAGGTATGTTGGCGGATGAGGGTCACCAAGAACTCTGA
- the rcn3 gene encoding reticulocalbin-3 isoform X2 — protein sequence MLLQSLPSLILILGVVVAVPAKEKRVHRHSDLSDHAHDDSTGFHYDHEAFLGKEEAKTFDQLTPEESKDKLGKIVDRIDTDKDGFVSHGELHQWIKHRQRRYIEENVLKHWKEYDQNKDGKIGWEEYKNTTYGYYLDEEFDDVDDKASYKAMLTRDERRFRTADRDGDGIATKDEFTAFLHPEEYDHMKAVVIQETVEDIDKNGDGKITLDEYIGDMFTPENGESEPDWVLTEKKHFTEIRDTNKDGFLDNHEVAQWILPGEIDHTDNEAKHLIHETDTDKDDKITKKEILANWNMFVGSQATNYGEDLTRRHDEL from the exons ATGCTGCTGCAGTCACTACCTTCCCTCATTCTCATCCTCGGGGTGGTGGTAGCTGTGCCCGCTAAAGAGAAGCGTGTCCATCGCCATAGTGACCTGAGTGACCACGCCCATGACGACTCCACTGGTTTCCATTATGACCACGAAGCCTTCCTGGGTAAAGAGGAAGCCAAGACCTTCGACCAGCTGACCCCTGAGGAAAGCAAAGACAAACTTGG GAAGATTGTAGATCGCATCGACACAGACAAGGATGGTTTCGTGAGCCATGGTGAACTGCACCAGTGGATCAAACACAGGCAGAGGAGGTACATCGAGGAGAATGTGCTGAAACACTGGAAGGAGTACGACCAGAACAAGGATGGGAAGATCGGCTGGGAGGAATACAAGAACACCACCTACGGCTACTACCTGG ATGAGGAGTTTGACGACGTGGATGACAAGGCTAGCTACAAGGCCATGCTGACTAGAGACGAGAGGCGCTTTAGAACAGCTGACCGCGATGGGGACGGCATCGCCACCAAGGACGAGTTCACTGCCTTCCTTCACCCCGAGGAGTACGACCACATGAAGGCCGTTGTTATACAG GAAACCGTAGAAGACATTGACAAGAACGGTGATGGAAAGATCACCCTTGACGAATACATTG GGGACATGTTCACACCTGAgaatggagagagtgaaccagactGGGTGCTGACGGAGAAAAAGCACTTCACAGAGATCAGAGACACCAACAAG GATGGTTTCCTGGATAACCATGAGGTAGCTCAGTGGATCCTGCCAGGAGAGATTGACCATACTGACAATGAGGCTAAGCACCTCATCcacgagacagacacagacaag GATGACAAAATAACCAAGAAGGAGATTCTGGCTAATTGGAACATGTTTGTGGGGAGCCAGGCGACCAATTACGGAGAGGATCTCACCAGGAGACATGACGAGCTTTGA